One Fusarium falciforme chromosome 1, complete sequence genomic window carries:
- a CDS encoding Putative acetate kinase produces MKVILAINAGSSSVKISVYTSEKSAVPREIAEAQISGLTAPPAQLTYKRLGEKVIKAKEVGDAVKNQEDAFDLLLDTFVDDTELKEISSKKDIAIASHRIVHGGDYDCSQIITSDTYHHLEELSDLAPLHNGVALSIVDTCIKALPETVNVACFDSQFHTTIPPHIYTYPINPKIAKSNRLRKYGFHGISYAFITRSVAEYLNKDVGELNMIALHLGSGASACAIKGGKSWDTSMGLTPLAGLPGATRSGSVDPSLVFHYASDVGKLSPASTKHLHISRAEEILNKESGWKSMTGTTNFGVVADSDDPTHRLAFDIFVDRVSAFIGSYFVSLEGRVDALVFAGGIGEHSAKLRAAVVERVSCLGFAIDETRNQEPLKDVVQELGSPDASQRVLVCQTDEQLEMARLCAEKEDLW; encoded by the exons ATGAAGGTTATCCTCGCCATCAATGCCGGGTCCAGCTCGGTCAAAATCTCAGTCTACACATCGGAGAAGAGCGCGGTGCCCCGCGAGATCGCAGAAGCTCAGATCAGCGGCCTCACTGCCCCACCAGCACAGCTCACTTACAAACGTCTCGGCGAAaaggtcatcaaggccaaagaGGTCGGCGATGCTGTCAAGAACCAGGAGGATGCCTTCGATCTGCTTCTCGATACCTTCGTCGACGATACGGAGCTGAAGGAGATCTCGTCCAAGAAGGATATTGCGATTGCCAGCCACCGCATCGTCCACGGCGGCGACTACGACTGCTCCCAGATCATCACATCAGACACGTATCACCACCTCGAAGAGCTCAGCGACCTCGCGCCGCTTCACAATGGTGTCGCCCTGAGCATTGTCGATACATGCATCAAGGCGCTCCCCGAAACCGTCAATGTCGCCTGCTTCGACTCGCAGTTCCACACAACTATACCACCCCACATCTACACATATCCCATTAACCCCAAGATCGCAAAGAGCAATCGCCTGCGGAAGTATGGCTTCCACGGCATCAGCTACGCCTTCATTACGCGATCGGTAGCCGAATACCTCAATAAGGACGTCGGCGAGCTCAACATGATCGCCCTCCATCTGGGCAGCGGTGCCAGTGCCTGCGCCATCAAGGGAGGCAAGAGCTGGGATACGAGCATGGGACTGACGCCTCTGGCCGGCCTCCCAGGTGCAACCCGAAGCGGCAGTGTTGATCCAAG TCTTGTCTTCCACTATGCCAGCGATGTGGGGAAGCTGTCCCCTGCCTCCACCAAACACCTTCACATCTCGCGCGCGGAGGAGATTCTCAACAAAGAGAGCGGATGGAAATCCATGACGGGCACCACCAactttggtgttgttgccgATTCGGATGACCCCACTCACCGCCTCGCTTTTGACATCTTTGTTGACCGCGTCTCGGCCTTTATTGGATCCTACTTTGTCTCTCTGGAAGGCCGCGTTGACGCTCTTGTCTTTGCCGGTGGGATCGGCGAGCACAGCGCCAAGCTCCGGGCCGCTGTGGTCGAGCGAGTCTCTTGTCTAGGTTTTGCGATTGATGAGACTCGCAACCAGGAGCCCCTCAAGGACGTGGTCCAGGAGCTTGGCAGTCCCGACGCCTCTCAACGAGTGCTTGTCTGCCAGACGGACGAGCAACTTGAGATGGCCAGGCTATGCGCAGAAAAGGAAGACCTGTGGTAA